In Aspergillus fumigatus Af293 chromosome 4, whole genome shotgun sequence, one genomic interval encodes:
- a CDS encoding putative sterol carrier protein, translated as MGKKQVAPAYVLGVGMTKFIKPRGKVDYHELGFEAGVKAMLDAHINYDDVDQGIACYVYGDSTCGQRVFYQFGLTNIPIYNVNNNCSTGSTGLAMARTMVSHGAADCVLVIGFEKMSPGSLQSVYNDRANPTGLFGMMMAETRGITNAPGAAQMFGNAGREYMEKYGAKNEDFAEIARINHEHSKRNPYSQFQDEYTLEQILKAPMIHEPLTKLQCCPTSDGGAAAVIVSQAFLDARPHLKDQAILIAGQQIATDTSTLYNRSSIDLMGFGMTRYACRAATAEAGVNVKDIKVCELHDCFSANEMITIDALELCEPGKAHEMVRKGDITYGGKMVINPSGGLISKGHPLGATGLAQCSELVWHLRGWANNRLVQGTDVALQHNLGLGGAVVVTVYKRADGKVAAAVPSDVVAKITGLGYNPAVEAKGFTAEQAKSVLSRKHNDQWALGDTQERVLARF; from the exons ATGGGAAAGAAGCAAGTAGCGCCCGCCTATGTCCTAGGCGTGGGCATGACCAAGTTTATCAAGCCTCGTGGGAAGGTCGACTACCATGAACTCGGATTCGAGGCTGGTGTCAAGGCTATGCTGGACGCTCACATCAATTACGATGATGTCGACCAAGGTATTGCATGCTACGTGTACGGCGATAGTACCTGCGGTCAGCGTGTCTTCTACCAATTCGGTCTGACCAACATCCCCATCTACAATGTCAATAACAACTGCTCGACCGGCTCAACGGGTCTGGCCATGGCTCGCACCATGGTCTCCCACGGCGCTGCGGACTGTGTTCTTGTTATTGGTTTCGAGAAGATGAGCCCTGGAAGCTTGCAGTCGGTCTACAACGACCGGGCTAATCCGACTGGTCTCTTTGGTATGATGATGGCCGAGACGAGGGGCATCACTAACGCCCCCGGTGCTGCACAGATGTTTGGCAATGCTGGCCGGGAGTACATGGAGAA GTATGGTGCCAAGAATGAAGACTTCGCGGAAATCGCTCGTATCAACCATGAACACTCCAAGCGCAACCCCTACTCGCAATTCCAGGATGAATACACGCTCGAGCAGATCCTCAAGGCGCCTATGATTCATGAGCCCCTCACCAAGCTGCAGTGCTGTCCAACCTCGGACGGGGGTGCTGCCGCTGTGATCGTCTCCCAGGCATTCCTAGACGCCCGTCCCCACCTCAAAGACCAGGCAATCCTGATCGCAGGTCAGCAGATTGCAACGGACACATCCACTCTCTACAACCGAAGCTCAATCGACCTGATGGGCTTTGGGATGACCCGCTACGCCTGTCGGGCGGCCACTGCTGAGGCTGGCGTCAACGTTAAGGACATCAAGGTCTGCGAACTGCACGATTGCTTCTCTGCCAATGAGATGATCACGATTGACGCACTCGAGCTCTGTGAGCCTGGTAAGGCGCACGAGATGGTTCGCAAAGGTGATATCACCTATGGAGGCAAAATGGTCATCAATCCCTCCGGCGGTCTCATCTCCAAGGGTCATCCCTTGGGTGCTACCGGTCTTGCGCAGTGTTCTGAACTGGTCTGGCACCTGCGCGGATGGGCCAACAACCGATTGGTCCAGGGAACAGATGTGGCACTGCAGCACAACCTTGGCTTGGGTGGTGCAGTCGTCGTGACTGTATATAAGCGTGCGGACGGAAAGGTTGCGGCTGCAGTTCCTTCAGACGTTGTCGCGAAGATCACTGGACTGGGATACAATCCAGCCGTCGAGGCAAAGGGCTTCACAGCCGAGCAAGCTAAATCGGTCCTTAGCAGGAAGCACAACGACCAGTGGGCACTGGGTGACACTCAGGAGAGAGTGCTCGCACGCTTCTAA